A single genomic interval of Lewinellaceae bacterium harbors:
- a CDS encoding sulfite exporter TauE/SafE family protein, giving the protein MDFLQSLLDSQNFPVLSALILGLMTAISPCPLATNITATAYIAKNIASSKKVLLSGILYSLGRAFSYTVIGLILYFGASKFHIARLFQQNGEKCLGPLLIIIGLIMLNVIRLNFLGKTNFLDQFSGRLRGQGLWGSFILGIIFALAFCPYSGALYFGMLIPMTISSASGLYLPLVFALGTGLPVVLFTYLLAYATHLVSGTFQRITQIERVMRYVTGSVFVLAGLYYVGIFSGII; this is encoded by the coding sequence ATGGATTTTTTACAATCGCTACTTGACAGTCAAAATTTCCCGGTATTATCAGCCCTTATCCTTGGCCTGATGACCGCCATCAGCCCCTGCCCTCTGGCAACAAACATTACCGCCACTGCTTACATTGCCAAAAATATTGCCTCCAGTAAAAAGGTATTACTCAGTGGTATTTTGTATTCATTGGGCAGGGCTTTCAGCTATACGGTCATTGGATTGATCCTGTATTTCGGCGCCAGCAAATTCCATATCGCCCGGCTGTTTCAGCAAAATGGTGAAAAATGTCTTGGCCCGCTCCTGATCATTATCGGGTTGATCATGCTGAATGTGATCCGGCTGAATTTCCTGGGCAAAACAAATTTTCTGGACCAATTTTCCGGGCGTTTGCGTGGGCAGGGATTATGGGGCTCCTTTATTCTGGGGATCATTTTCGCCCTGGCATTCTGTCCGTACAGCGGAGCTCTGTATTTCGGCATGCTGATCCCTATGACCATCTCCAGCGCCTCGGGATTGTATTTACCCCTGGTATTTGCACTGGGTACCGGATTGCCAGTGGTTTTATTCACCTACCTGTTGGCGTATGCGACCCACCTGGTCAGCGGCACTTTTCAAAGGATCACCCAAATAGAACGGGTTATGCGCTATGTGACGGGGAGTGTTTTTGTATTGGCCGGTCTTTATTACGTCGGCATTTTTTCAGGCATTATTTAA
- a CDS encoding permease, whose protein sequence is MFDWLQKIADGITYRWLHLEPGNHLADALNFFIYDSVKILLLLTFVIFFMGIVNSYFPVEKVRNYLSRNRFYGFEYLMASLFGVVTPFCSCSSVPLFIGFVKGGIPLGVTFAFLITSPLVNEVAIGLFVGLFGLRVTAIYVVSGIILGMTSGFILSRLRLERYLTPWVQDVLDQSQKEEKHWQAKPVTLRERLPGIWADVVKILRGVLPYVVAGIAIGGLMHGYIPEGFFERYLAKGQLFAVPLATLLAVPMYSNASGVIPIVQVLVSKGIPVGTALAFMMAVVGLSIPEGMLLKKVMTIKLIGIFFGVVTLCIILSGYLFNIIL, encoded by the coding sequence ATGTTTGACTGGTTACAAAAAATAGCGGATGGGATCACCTACCGGTGGCTTCACCTCGAGCCCGGGAATCATCTGGCGGATGCCCTGAACTTCTTTATTTACGACAGCGTAAAGATCCTGCTGCTACTGACCTTCGTAATCTTTTTCATGGGCATCGTAAACAGTTATTTCCCCGTAGAAAAAGTCAGAAACTATCTTTCGCGCAACCGTTTTTATGGTTTCGAATACCTGATGGCATCGCTATTTGGTGTTGTCACCCCTTTCTGTTCCTGCTCTTCGGTACCACTTTTCATCGGTTTTGTAAAAGGCGGAATACCGCTGGGAGTGACCTTCGCCTTTCTGATCACCTCTCCTCTGGTCAATGAAGTGGCCATCGGATTATTCGTCGGGTTGTTCGGGTTAAGGGTCACGGCAATTTATGTTGTCAGCGGGATCATCCTGGGTATGACCTCCGGATTCATCTTGAGCAGGTTACGGCTGGAACGATACCTCACTCCATGGGTTCAGGATGTACTGGATCAAAGCCAAAAAGAAGAAAAGCATTGGCAGGCCAAGCCGGTGACCCTCCGGGAGCGGCTGCCGGGGATCTGGGCCGATGTCGTCAAGATCCTCCGGGGCGTTTTACCTTACGTCGTGGCTGGAATTGCCATCGGAGGTTTGATGCATGGATACATTCCGGAAGGCTTTTTTGAGCGCTATCTCGCCAAAGGTCAATTATTCGCCGTTCCGCTGGCCACTCTTTTGGCGGTCCCCATGTATTCCAATGCCAGTGGAGTCATCCCCATCGTACAGGTATTGGTAAGCAAAGGGATTCCGGTTGGTACCGCGCTGGCTTTTATGATGGCTGTCGTTGGGCTCTCCATACCGGAGGGGATGTTATTGAAAAAAGTAATGACCATCAAATTGATTGGAATATTCTTCGGGGTGGTGACGCTGTGCATCATCCTGTCCGGATATCTGTTTAACATCATTCTTTAA
- a CDS encoding TM0996/MTH895 family glutaredoxin-like protein: protein MKQVKILGTGCPKCQKTIALVKEVVAESGADVAVEKVEDIMEIMRYDILSTPAVVVNEKVVLAGRIPTKPEILDLLSR from the coding sequence ATGAAACAGGTGAAAATTCTTGGCACAGGTTGCCCTAAATGTCAAAAGACCATTGCCCTGGTCAAAGAAGTGGTCGCAGAATCCGGAGCAGATGTTGCGGTCGAGAAGGTGGAAGATATCATGGAGATCATGCGATATGATATCCTATCAACCCCGGCGGTAGTGGTCAATGAAAAAGTGGTCCTGGCCGGCCGCATACCCACCAAACCCGAGATACTGGACCTCTTGTCCAGGTAA
- a CDS encoding winged helix-turn-helix transcriptional regulator, with amino-acid sequence MKVLAEQVITDNFQEEMARFAKALAHPTRLEILRLLSSQSCCFTGDLVEVLPIAQSTISQHLKELKNAGLIQGEINPPKTKYCINQENWRKAKLLFAAFFE; translated from the coding sequence ATGAAAGTCCTCGCCGAACAAGTCATTACGGACAATTTCCAGGAGGAAATGGCACGCTTTGCCAAGGCGCTGGCCCACCCGACCCGTCTGGAAATACTCCGACTGCTCAGCTCGCAGAGCTGTTGTTTTACCGGGGACCTGGTGGAGGTATTGCCTATCGCCCAATCGACCATTTCCCAGCACCTGAAGGAACTGAAGAATGCCGGGCTGATCCAGGGTGAGATCAATCCCCCCAAAACCAAATATTGCATCAATCAGGAAAACTGGCGGAAGGCAAAATTGCTGTTTGCCGCATTTTTTGAATAG
- a CDS encoding aldose 1-epimerase family protein yields the protein MQTFTLQNEQLRVGIRQTGAELASIYSHQNKLEYLWQADPRYWKRHSSILFPIVGKLAHDTFRLDDKAYHLSQHGFARDMDFVVDHQDDKTIKLQLKDTQETLKLYPFAFQFDAIYTLEKNKLYITYEISNPGEEPLLFSLGAHPAFNVPVLPDTRRSDYGLRFETAETTDRILIADGLRTGETSRILDDAQLLPITDDLFDQDALIFASLRSEELSLIGPEDQEIWKFGFSGFPYLGIWSKSKEAPFVCIEPWHGVADEVNYEGPFHLKDGIIALPGKAEFTCTHWVEIV from the coding sequence ATGCAAACATTCACTCTGCAAAACGAACAACTGCGTGTTGGGATCCGGCAAACCGGCGCCGAATTAGCCAGCATCTATAGCCATCAGAACAAGCTGGAATATCTCTGGCAGGCTGATCCCCGCTATTGGAAAAGGCATTCATCCATCTTGTTTCCCATTGTCGGCAAACTGGCTCATGATACTTTCCGGCTGGACGACAAAGCCTATCATCTGTCCCAACATGGATTTGCAAGGGATATGGACTTCGTGGTGGATCATCAGGATGACAAGACCATTAAACTGCAGTTGAAGGATACGCAAGAGACCTTAAAGCTGTATCCTTTCGCATTTCAGTTTGATGCCATTTATACCCTGGAAAAAAATAAATTGTACATCACCTATGAGATTTCCAATCCGGGTGAGGAGCCGTTGCTCTTTTCCCTGGGAGCGCATCCGGCATTCAATGTGCCGGTCCTGCCGGATACCCGCAGAAGCGACTACGGGCTGCGATTCGAAACGGCTGAAACGACAGACCGGATATTGATAGCCGACGGATTGCGGACCGGAGAGACTTCACGTATCCTGGATGATGCGCAGTTGTTACCCATCACCGATGACCTCTTTGATCAGGATGCCCTGATCTTCGCCAGTCTGCGGTCGGAAGAACTGAGTCTCATCGGGCCGGAGGACCAGGAGATCTGGAAATTCGGATTCAGTGGGTTTCCATACCTGGGTATCTGGTCCAAATCCAAGGAAGCGCCTTTCGTGTGCATTGAGCCCTGGCATGGCGTGGCAGACGAAGTAAACTATGAGGGGCCTTTCCACCTGAAAGATGGTATCATCGCATTACCTGGCAAAGCAGAGTTTACCTGTACACACTGGGTGGAAATCGTGTAA
- a CDS encoding osmoprotectant transporter permease, translating into MIFYRVLLFSAIAVALVIFYFFIVGLGDGSVSSRNGTLWFAFLAIASGVLGGGIWLHHLGYTGWAKLVLSILAVPGWIYLFYILLVVFSKPRWN; encoded by the coding sequence ATGATCTTTTACCGGGTGCTTCTTTTCTCCGCCATTGCCGTCGCTCTGGTCATCTTTTATTTTTTTATTGTAGGTCTTGGTGATGGCTCGGTCAGCTCCCGCAATGGCACGTTGTGGTTTGCTTTCCTGGCAATAGCCAGTGGAGTGCTGGGCGGTGGGATATGGCTTCATCATCTGGGTTATACCGGATGGGCTAAGCTGGTTTTATCCATCCTGGCGGTACCGGGCTGGATCTATCTGTTCTATATCCTGCTGGTCGTTTTTTCAAAACCGCGCTGGAACTGA
- a CDS encoding amidase gives MRIPVFLIISLMLIVNSCNQSPPARSIDLKELTVEDIHAAYRAGTYTSEQLVQAYFNQMDSVNPAIHAITYRNPDALAQARALDQEFKETGTLRPLHGIPMIVKDNYETAGLPTTAGSMALVNFIPETNAWMVQQLIDAGAIILAKSNMAEWAFSPMHTQSSTFGITHNPYDTTRVPAGSSGGTAAAIAANIGVLGLGTDTGNSIRGPSSHCALVGMRPSLGLISRQGIVPLYLRNDVGGPMCRTVTDAARVIQATAGPDPGDALTYFGEGYVKPDYLSYLRKDGLQGKRIGVLRILTQDMDPGIRPLFEQAINDLRRLGAEVLDSVEVPDFATLRQNQWCAEFRTDIETYLADRARIDSVQTIEDILRIGTKSDYTRRRLEYQRSHLDRPEGDIPCGTPFDDPLRLAFRKAIEQVMDDQLIDALIYPTWNYPPAHIDRFEEEYRGDNSQVIAPATGQPAFTVPMGFNPEGLPAGIQFLGRLFDEPTLIEIAFGYEQGTHHRLDARQQTSN, from the coding sequence ATGCGGATTCCGGTTTTCTTAATCATTTCCCTGATGTTGATCGTCAATAGCTGTAATCAAAGCCCTCCTGCCCGCAGCATTGACCTGAAAGAACTCACCGTGGAAGACATTCACGCCGCCTACCGTGCAGGGACATATACCTCAGAACAACTTGTTCAGGCTTACTTCAACCAGATGGACAGCGTCAATCCGGCTATCCATGCCATTACCTACCGCAACCCGGATGCCCTGGCCCAAGCTCGCGCCCTGGACCAGGAATTCAAAGAGACCGGTACGCTGAGACCGCTGCATGGGATCCCGATGATTGTCAAAGACAATTATGAAACTGCCGGCCTGCCTACGACCGCCGGATCTATGGCTTTGGTCAATTTTATTCCGGAGACCAATGCCTGGATGGTGCAGCAGCTGATCGACGCCGGTGCCATCATCCTGGCGAAATCCAATATGGCCGAATGGGCATTCAGCCCGATGCACACTCAGAGTTCGACCTTTGGCATTACCCACAATCCCTATGACACGACCCGGGTGCCAGCCGGTTCGAGCGGGGGCACGGCTGCTGCCATTGCCGCCAATATTGGGGTGTTGGGTTTGGGGACCGATACGGGTAATTCGATCCGGGGACCTTCTTCCCACTGCGCACTCGTGGGGATGCGTCCGAGTTTGGGGCTGATCAGCCGGCAGGGCATTGTGCCACTGTACCTGCGCAACGATGTCGGTGGGCCGATGTGCCGTACGGTGACCGATGCGGCCCGTGTCATCCAGGCTACTGCAGGGCCGGATCCAGGAGATGCGCTGACTTATTTCGGCGAAGGATATGTCAAGCCGGACTATCTTTCTTATTTGCGCAAAGACGGTCTGCAAGGCAAGCGGATAGGCGTATTGCGCATACTCACTCAGGATATGGATCCGGGTATCAGACCGCTGTTCGAGCAGGCAATTAACGATCTGCGCCGATTGGGCGCCGAAGTGCTGGACTCGGTGGAGGTGCCGGATTTCGCCACGTTAAGACAAAATCAGTGGTGTGCAGAATTCCGTACCGATATCGAAACCTATCTGGCGGACCGGGCGCGGATCGATAGTGTACAGACTATTGAGGACATACTGCGGATCGGCACCAAATCGGACTATACCCGCCGGCGGCTGGAATACCAGCGCAGCCACCTGGACCGTCCGGAAGGCGATATTCCTTGTGGAACCCCATTTGATGATCCATTGCGGCTGGCCTTTCGCAAAGCGATCGAGCAGGTCATGGACGATCAGCTTATTGATGCTCTGATTTACCCAACCTGGAATTATCCACCGGCGCACATCGACCGGTTTGAGGAGGAATATCGCGGCGACAACAGTCAGGTTATTGCACCGGCCACCGGCCAGCCGGCATTCACCGTGCCTATGGGCTTCAATCCGGAAGGGTTACCGGCGGGAATCCAGTTTCTGGGCCGGTTGTTCGATGAGCCTACCCTGATCGAGATCGCCTTTGGGTATGAGCAAGGGACTCACCATAGACTGGATGCCAGACAGCAGACGTCGAATTGA
- a CDS encoding aldo/keto reductase: protein MHSRRKFIESLMVLTSGMMLPWSNDPIEGQLSGNRDRLGPLLPLRKLGSTGREVTMLGTGGYHVGWTTEKDAQAVIERSLEQGIRFFDSAYSYGDGQSERRYGKYLTPLYRDLVFIMSKSTATTYATARQELEESLRRYNVDHLDLWQIHALSSPDDVDARIQNGVLRLAEDALKEGKVKHVGFTGHASPYAHLRMIEQAGKSGLFSTLQMPINLVDAASEHSFVRLVIPKAIEAGLGLLAMKTLADGRFFPKKVMESRTVWTSDNPVVPNQISVEDAIHFAWSMPISVLITGAENVDFLQEKVDLARSFITMGEKDRSDLIDKLVPVAEEGKVEYYKA from the coding sequence ATGCATTCTCGCCGAAAATTTATCGAATCGCTTATGGTACTAACTTCCGGTATGATGTTGCCATGGAGCAATGACCCAATCGAAGGGCAATTAAGCGGCAACCGGGATCGTCTGGGACCTCTACTGCCTCTGCGTAAGCTTGGATCAACTGGTCGTGAAGTCACCATGCTGGGTACCGGGGGCTATCATGTCGGATGGACCACGGAAAAAGATGCCCAGGCCGTCATAGAGCGCTCTCTGGAACAAGGCATCCGATTCTTTGACTCGGCTTACAGTTATGGTGACGGGCAGAGTGAGCGCCGCTATGGCAAATACCTGACCCCACTTTACCGGGATCTGGTGTTTATCATGAGCAAGAGCACGGCAACAACCTATGCCACCGCCCGCCAGGAGCTGGAAGAATCCCTCCGGCGATACAATGTGGACCATCTCGATCTGTGGCAGATCCATGCCTTGTCATCACCCGATGATGTCGATGCCCGCATCCAGAACGGAGTACTGCGCCTTGCTGAAGACGCACTCAAAGAAGGCAAGGTAAAACACGTCGGGTTCACCGGCCATGCCAGCCCCTACGCCCATCTCCGGATGATCGAACAAGCGGGTAAAAGTGGTTTGTTTTCCACCTTGCAAATGCCCATCAACCTGGTTGATGCCGCCAGTGAGCACAGCTTTGTCCGGCTGGTCATCCCCAAAGCCATCGAAGCAGGCCTGGGCTTGCTGGCCATGAAAACATTGGCTGATGGACGGTTTTTCCCTAAAAAAGTCATGGAGTCACGTACCGTCTGGACCTCGGACAATCCGGTTGTACCCAATCAGATCAGCGTGGAGGATGCCATTCATTTTGCCTGGAGCATGCCCATCAGCGTACTGATCACCGGAGCTGAAAATGTTGATTTCCTCCAGGAAAAAGTCGACCTGGCCAGGTCATTTATCACCATGGGCGAAAAAGACCGCTCGGACCTGATCGATAAACTGGTCCCCGTAGCAGAGGAAGGGAAGGTGGAGTATTATAAGGCGTAA
- a CDS encoding DUF3365 domain-containing protein yields the protein MVRILPLLMFFVSLMACTNADKSPEEAPNVAVDWYAEGEQVATAAQNHLMSQVKAALQKGGPDYAIPFCHGNAGPIMDSLSQAYHCTIQRVSDRNRNPDQHPQTAAEESLMMDYVNRQIVGDTVISQAGNAVFYRPIVIGLETCLKCHGQPGTDIATSTLDKLHELYPEDRATGYQMNDVRGLWKITFREDHQ from the coding sequence ATGGTCCGGATATTACCACTGCTGATGTTTTTTGTGTCATTAATGGCCTGCACCAACGCGGATAAATCACCGGAAGAAGCGCCAAATGTGGCAGTGGATTGGTATGCTGAAGGGGAGCAGGTGGCTACGGCAGCGCAGAATCACCTGATGAGTCAGGTCAAGGCAGCTTTGCAAAAAGGCGGACCGGATTATGCCATCCCCTTTTGCCATGGCAATGCCGGCCCGATCATGGATAGCCTATCGCAGGCATATCATTGCACCATCCAGCGTGTCTCGGACCGGAACCGCAATCCCGATCAACATCCGCAAACAGCGGCAGAAGAATCGCTCATGATGGATTATGTCAATCGCCAGATCGTCGGTGATACCGTGATCAGCCAGGCTGGTAATGCCGTGTTTTACCGTCCCATCGTAATCGGTCTGGAGACCTGCCTGAAGTGTCATGGACAGCCGGGCACCGATATTGCCACTTCCACACTGGATAAGCTGCATGAACTCTACCCGGAGGACCGGGCCACCGGATATCAGATGAATGATGTGCGTGGCTTGTGGAAGATCACCTTCCGCGAAGATCACCAATGA
- a CDS encoding DUF3365 domain-containing protein, with protein MKKIVFSFAVLSICFACGPQAGSPDSSKDLAAYSAKGKEVASLAQQTFFQEVNDALNEGGTEYALQFMHPIDNPKIDSLDRVYECTIGRTSNKIRNVANKPDGPEELALIEAYVNGKVQGDTVLVRNDHVIYYQPILLSMPACLQCHGQPGVDITDSTLAAIHTLYPDDQATGYKLGDVRGLWKVTFKDMAQ; from the coding sequence ATGAAAAAAATTGTCTTTTCATTCGCAGTGCTATCCATATGTTTCGCCTGCGGGCCACAAGCCGGAAGCCCGGATTCTTCCAAAGACCTGGCAGCTTATTCCGCCAAAGGCAAGGAAGTAGCATCACTTGCTCAACAAACTTTTTTCCAGGAAGTCAATGATGCACTTAATGAAGGTGGGACAGAATACGCCCTGCAATTTATGCATCCAATCGATAACCCAAAGATTGACAGTCTCGATCGGGTTTATGAATGCACTATCGGGAGGACGTCGAATAAAATCCGGAATGTAGCCAACAAACCCGATGGACCGGAAGAATTGGCGCTGATCGAAGCTTATGTCAACGGAAAAGTGCAGGGAGATACGGTACTTGTCCGGAATGATCACGTTATCTATTACCAGCCGATCTTGTTGAGTATGCCAGCTTGTTTACAGTGTCACGGACAGCCAGGTGTTGACATAACCGACAGTACACTGGCCGCTATTCATACGCTCTATCCGGATGATCAGGCGACCGGTTACAAGCTTGGTGATGTGCGGGGACTGTGGAAAGTGACCTTTAAGGATATGGCCCAATAA
- a CDS encoding helix-turn-helix transcriptional regulator, with protein sequence MKNKVKIHRAMHDLSQEDLAQIIGVSRQTIHFIERNKYVPSTVLALKLARYFKVRVEELFELEDED encoded by the coding sequence ATGAAGAATAAGGTGAAAATCCATCGAGCCATGCACGACTTGTCCCAGGAAGATTTGGCGCAAATCATTGGCGTGTCCCGGCAGACCATCCATTTTATCGAACGTAACAAATACGTTCCCTCGACCGTATTGGCACTTAAGTTGGCCCGGTATTTTAAAGTCCGGGTAGAAGAACTTTTCGAGCTGGAAGACGAAGATTAA
- a CDS encoding DUF2461 domain-containing protein has product MTPIEVPTLAFLQELTVNNNREWFQEHKDWYEATKENLEAFKNSLWHAMNQVDVLDGIKLFRIYRDTRFSKDKSPYKNYFGLSMSRATAKRRGGYYLHLEPGGSFVGGGFFGPNAPDTLLIRSAFSADDRPIRKILADPAFVQLFGQLEGEALKSAPRGFTNDDPAIDLIRMKSWIVRRPFTDAEVVSPQFPGEVVKTYIAMRPYFDYMTGVLTS; this is encoded by the coding sequence ATGACTCCCATCGAAGTCCCGACGCTCGCCTTTCTGCAAGAACTTACGGTCAACAACAATCGGGAATGGTTTCAGGAACACAAGGACTGGTACGAAGCCACTAAAGAAAACCTGGAGGCCTTTAAGAACAGTTTGTGGCATGCCATGAACCAGGTCGATGTTCTGGATGGGATCAAACTCTTTCGTATCTATCGGGATACCCGGTTTTCCAAAGACAAATCTCCATACAAAAACTACTTTGGCTTAAGCATGTCGCGAGCTACGGCAAAGCGAAGAGGTGGTTATTATCTTCATCTGGAGCCCGGCGGTTCATTTGTTGGCGGTGGATTTTTTGGCCCGAATGCCCCGGACACCTTGTTGATCCGGTCCGCTTTTTCGGCAGACGACCGCCCAATACGGAAGATCCTGGCAGACCCGGCTTTTGTGCAGCTTTTTGGACAACTGGAGGGCGAAGCATTAAAATCTGCTCCCCGGGGATTCACCAATGACGATCCGGCCATCGATCTCATTCGCATGAAATCCTGGATCGTTCGTAGGCCCTTTACCGATGCAGAAGTTGTGTCGCCGCAGTTTCCCGGTGAAGTGGTGAAGACCTATATTGCCATGCGGCCTTACTTTGACTACATGACCGGGGTGCTTACGTCCTAA
- a CDS encoding sulfatase gives MIKMPRAQILIFGIIILTGCRLQPKVTPPLNVLFIAIDDLRPQLGCYNLPYMHTPNLDRLAARGFVFDRQYVQVPTCGASRYSLLTGRRPATPDHLSNDVFARLTAGKPEGVMPENFIQLLRNKGFRTAAVGKITHAPDGRVYGYEDDPSEVEELPYSWDLQPRVYGRWGTGWNAFFGYADGSNRQSRHKEVPPFEVTAGPDTIYPDGMITREALSLLDTLQNCGNPFFLGVGYYKPHLPWTVPQKYWDLYAGDSLPPIPVQDVPAGADPSSLHASGEFNQYLAVQEHPDLQHPASAAYAYDLRRAYAACVSYIDAQIGLLMQALDDRHLRDHTLIVIWGDHGWHLGDQRVWGKHTLSEYALRSALIMNLPVDTLPARHILQPVETIDIFPTILEVLGQGMPDFAEGKSLLANLKGEPDDPSAAAFSFWQRGISMRTNRYRLTQYLDHGKIYTELFDYQQDPNESQNLATGSPDIVRELMPRLQAHMPEYLRALFDLPGQAK, from the coding sequence ATGATAAAGATGCCAAGAGCACAGATCCTGATTTTTGGGATCATCATTCTGACGGGTTGTCGACTCCAGCCAAAAGTTACACCTCCGCTGAATGTCCTGTTCATTGCCATCGATGATCTCAGGCCTCAATTGGGCTGTTACAACCTGCCCTACATGCATACGCCAAATCTGGACCGGTTGGCTGCCAGAGGATTTGTTTTTGACCGGCAATATGTGCAGGTGCCTACCTGCGGGGCATCCCGGTACAGTCTGCTCACGGGGCGGAGACCGGCCACTCCGGATCATCTGTCTAACGATGTATTTGCCCGGTTAACCGCCGGGAAGCCGGAAGGAGTGATGCCTGAAAATTTCATTCAACTGCTCAGAAATAAAGGTTTCCGGACTGCTGCGGTAGGAAAGATCACCCACGCACCGGATGGCCGGGTTTATGGTTATGAAGACGATCCCTCCGAGGTGGAAGAATTACCGTATAGTTGGGACCTTCAACCACGGGTCTATGGGCGTTGGGGTACCGGGTGGAATGCATTTTTTGGCTATGCCGATGGCAGCAACCGACAGAGCAGGCATAAAGAGGTGCCGCCATTCGAGGTGACAGCGGGGCCGGATACCATATATCCGGATGGGATGATAACCAGGGAAGCATTGTCTCTGCTGGATACCCTGCAAAATTGCGGTAATCCTTTTTTTCTGGGGGTTGGTTATTATAAGCCGCATCTGCCCTGGACGGTACCACAAAAATACTGGGACCTGTATGCCGGGGACTCGCTGCCACCGATTCCGGTTCAGGATGTCCCTGCCGGCGCAGATCCGTCCAGCCTGCACGCGAGCGGAGAGTTTAATCAATACCTGGCGGTTCAGGAGCATCCTGATCTCCAACACCCTGCTTCGGCAGCCTATGCCTATGATCTGCGACGGGCGTACGCGGCATGTGTCAGCTATATTGATGCACAGATCGGGTTATTGATGCAGGCACTCGATGATCGTCACCTCAGGGACCATACGCTGATCGTCATCTGGGGAGACCATGGATGGCATCTGGGAGATCAGCGCGTATGGGGAAAACATACGCTGTCGGAATATGCATTACGCAGTGCCTTGATTATGAACCTTCCCGTTGATACGCTACCAGCCAGGCACATTCTGCAGCCGGTAGAAACGATCGATATCTTTCCTACTATCCTGGAAGTGTTGGGGCAGGGGATGCCAGATTTTGCGGAAGGTAAGTCCCTCCTTGCGAATCTTAAGGGAGAACCCGACGATCCTTCTGCGGCTGCATTCAGTTTCTGGCAAAGAGGAATCAGCATGCGGACGAATCGATACCGGCTGACACAGTACCTGGATCACGGAAAAATCTATACCGAGTTATTTGATTATCAGCAAGATCCGAATGAGTCACAAAATCTGGCCACGGGGTCTCCGGATATTGTCCGGGAGTTGATGCCCCGGTTGCAGGCGCACATGCCTGAATATCTCCGCGCTCTTTTTGATCTTCCGGGACAAGCCAAATAG